Genomic window (Criblamydia sequanensis CRIB-18):
AAAGCCTTAAAAGCTTGACTTTTTGATCTGAGGGGCTTTTATTGGGTTTCGAAAGTTTAATAAAAAAGTCCTATAAGCAGTCTCATCAGGCTTTTCAATTATAAGGATTAATCGACCAGTTTTTTTTGTTGGGGACATGCTCTAGAGCGAGTTTTAAGACTTCCCTTATGCTGACAGATAAATGTTTGTTGTAGAAAAGATATTCAATGTTTGAAAAGCTTTCAGCATCAATAAACATAAGGTTGACTATATAATCAATTTCGCTATCCTTTTGTATTCTTAACCCCCGCACAAGTGATTTTAACAATTCAAAAGGAGGATAATAAGTATTGAATTCCTCCTTTAATTCCTGTTCAATAGGATCTGATTTAATAAATTTTTCAAAAGTGTTTGCTTTTTCGGAATCGATAATTTTTTGCATAAAAGATAGATAGTCCATAGGAATCATTTGATTCACTTTCAATAATTCAAAAATTTTCCTTACCTTATTTATTTCAGCTACATATGCATAACCATAATCAAAAGGCTCCTCGTCAAGTCCGTTCTCAACAAGGTATTTTTGAATTGCAGGAAATTGACGTATTGAAACCCCTTGATTGGGCCTTAGTATAAAATGAAGGCCATTATCTATACGGCCGCAAAATTCAATTACCCCAAGCAGCGAATTTTTATCCTCATTTACAAACCTAAGCCATCGACATGCCCTTCCAGGGGATGGTTTTTGGTCAAAAACAGACCAATCCCCTTCTTCATATTTAAATTTTCCAAGACTTTCAGAAAGAGGCATCGGTTTCGGATCTAATTCAGGAAAGATACTATTTAAGGAGTAGAATTTTTCGATTGGTATACTCGCATAATGGGTTTTAGGAATAAGCTGATGGTGTAAGGGCATGCCTATATAACCTTCGTAAACATGAAAAAAATAATCGATAAATGCAGGGTCTATTGGAATGATCTCGAAAAGTAGATTAAGGGCTATTTCATATTGCTTTTCGCTAGTAAAGCAAGTAGACAAAATAAAACGATCTAAAAATTGTTTTGATTTTTTAAACCCTTCTTCAAAACCGATAAGATGTGAAAATTTCAAAAAGTCAATTAGAGACTCAATGGAGTCAAAATCATGTGTGCATGGACATTTACCTACATAGAGCCAGTCTTTAAAAAGCACTAAAGTTTCTTGTTTATAGTGCTTAGTGAAATCTACATGATGCTCCTGATTCTCGTTTTTTTCCTTTTCTTTCATTGAAGTTGTAAACATGTTGTTAAAATAATCTGTATAGAGACAGAGAAGATTTTTATTAAAAGCTATATTACCCTCTTTACAATGAATGATAACAGTTTCACTTGGTTTTCCATTCAGGAAAACATGGTAAAGTTGAAATTGTCTAATCGCATTTAAAAGAACAGTTTTGTCGACCTCAAAAAGATTTTTACGCCATTTTTTTATAATTAGATTAGATAACTTTGTTAAAACTATAGGATCGGTTTCTATAAAATGAGTTGAAGCTTGTAGGGAAATAGCTTTAACTAGTACAGAAACTCTAGAAGAGGAGCCCACTTTAAAATCTCTTTTGCAGAGATCAAAAATATTTTGAATGCAAAAAAAAGGAGTTGCTTTTGTTGTAAATTGCATAACCGTAAAAAATTTGTAGTGAACGATAAAAGTCTCTTAGAAAAATGGCTCACTTTAACTAGACTTCTTCTTATCTCTTCTTTGAAAACCCGTCTTATTTACAACGTCCCAAGCCGTTTGTTTAAATAGAAGCCGTTTAGTAGCTTTGAGACGCCACCAAAGAATCATTTGCCGATATCCAAAATTTTCTAAAAAAGCGTACCCGATCAATCTTAGAATGTCCTTTGCGGAAGTGTATTTATGAAAAGCTAATTGCTCAAGCGCTATCGCATGCAAATTAACTAGAGTCGTGATGCCAAAAGAAAGCCCCAAAAAGAGAAGGCCATACATCCATGCCCAAGGTTCAAATAAGCTAATAATAATAAAAATGTAGCCGAGAAGCTCAACAAAAGGAGACAGCATTTCTCCAAAGACAAAAAAGGGGAAAATAAACATGCCAAGAACCCCGTAATTTGGGTTAAAAAAGACTTCTCGATGTTTCCAAAGAACTTGCATTAACCCAAGCTGCCAGCGCATTCTTTGTTTTGATAAAGTTTTAAGGTCTTCCGGCACTTCTGTCCAAGAGACGGGTTGGGATAAAAAAGCGGTATAAGGTGATAAATGATTTTCTAATTGAAATTTCTTATAGCGAAGAATGAGTTCCATGTCCTCACCGAGGGTTTTGGTGTCATACCCCCCTAGTTCTTTTAATTTCTCCAAATTAATAAATGTAAATGCTCCGGAAATAATAAGAGCCCCTCCAACTAAATCCCAGCCGGCCCTTCCTATGAGAAAAGCTCTTAAATATTCAACGGTTTGAAAAGCGGCGATGCTATTATCAGATAGATGCACTTCTGTGATGCCGTTTAACTTCACTTTGCAATTATTGGCCACTCTTACACTCGCTCCTGCCGCTTCAACATCAGGATGAGTAATAAGATAGCGGATCATTCGGTTCATCTCTTTGCTGTCAATGAGAGTATCGGCATCGATAATAATTGCAAAATCACTATTGCTAACGTTAATTCCGGCATTAATGGCATCTGCTTTTTTTCCATTTTTTTTATTAACGACGGTCAAATTCGGATAAGTTAGGCTTTTGTAATAGCCTAGAATGGGTTTTGTTTCGATGATGGTTTGATGGGGCATGTGAATCCTCATCAACCTAAAATATTGTCTTAAAATTTCAAACGTGTCATCCGTTGAGCCGTCATTGACAACGATCAAATTTTTCTTTCTATAAGCTAAATTCAAAAGCGTTTGAACGCAGAATACAATGCTCGAGCTTTCATTATAAGCGGGAACAATAATGCTTAACGAGGGAAGCTCTTCATCTTTAAGTAAAATACCTAAGTTGTTTGCTTCGATTTCTTTTTTTTGACTGAAAATGGCATAGATTGAATAGATAGCGAGCGTAAGGTAAATAAAATTTATAAGGACAAAGTAAGGAAGTATTAAATATTCAATAAAATTACTTATCATAGGATGAGGTCAATAAATATCTCGCTATATCATGAGAAATCGGATTTAAAGAGCTTTCTTGCATTCTTAAGATGGCTCTTCCTTGGTCGCCGCAATTTAAAAGGGCATTCCCGGCTTCAAAACGAACGTCCCAAAAAGGATCGCAAAGCCTTTTCTCAAAAATAGGCACATTTTCAGGGTTATTTAATCTAGCAAGGCCGATTATGGCATTTTTTCTAACTTTCCAAGAAAGATCATCCGATGCTAACACTAAAAGATCTCTTGT
Coding sequences:
- a CDS encoding BTB/POZ domain-containing protein, with translation MQFTTKATPFFCIQNIFDLCKRDFKVGSSSRVSVLVKAISLQASTHFIETDPIVLTKLSNLIIKKWRKNLFEVDKTVLLNAIRQFQLYHVFLNGKPSETVIIHCKEGNIAFNKNLLCLYTDYFNNMFTTSMKEKEKNENQEHHVDFTKHYKQETLVLFKDWLYVGKCPCTHDFDSIESLIDFLKFSHLIGFEEGFKKSKQFLDRFILSTCFTSEKQYEIALNLLFEIIPIDPAFIDYFFHVYEGYIGMPLHHQLIPKTHYASIPIEKFYSLNSIFPELDPKPMPLSESLGKFKYEEGDWSVFDQKPSPGRACRWLRFVNEDKNSLLGVIEFCGRIDNGLHFILRPNQGVSIRQFPAIQKYLVENGLDEEPFDYGYAYVAEINKVRKIFELLKVNQMIPMDYLSFMQKIIDSEKANTFEKFIKSDPIEQELKEEFNTYYPPFELLKSLVRGLRIQKDSEIDYIVNLMFIDAESFSNIEYLFYNKHLSVSIREVLKLALEHVPNKKNWSINPYN
- a CDS encoding glycosyltransferase family 2 protein — its product is MISNFIEYLILPYFVLINFIYLTLAIYSIYAIFSQKKEIEANNLGILLKDEELPSLSIIVPAYNESSSIVFCVQTLLNLAYRKKNLIVVNDGSTDDTFEILRQYFRLMRIHMPHQTIIETKPILGYYKSLTYPNLTVVNKKNGKKADAINAGINVSNSDFAIIIDADTLIDSKEMNRMIRYLITHPDVEAAGASVRVANNCKVKLNGITEVHLSDNSIAAFQTVEYLRAFLIGRAGWDLVGGALIISGAFTFINLEKLKELGGYDTKTLGEDMELILRYKKFQLENHLSPYTAFLSQPVSWTEVPEDLKTLSKQRMRWQLGLMQVLWKHREVFFNPNYGVLGMFIFPFFVFGEMLSPFVELLGYIFIIISLFEPWAWMYGLLFLGLSFGITTLVNLHAIALEQLAFHKYTSAKDILRLIGYAFLENFGYRQMILWWRLKATKRLLFKQTAWDVVNKTGFQRRDKKKSS